In Channa argus isolate prfri chromosome 15, Channa argus male v1.0, whole genome shotgun sequence, the DNA window CATATTGTACTGTCAGTGTCTTCTAATATTGCAAACCTGCTGCTCCAAGCCCTAAATTAATTATTAGAAAGCTCTCTTCAGCAGTATTCATATTATATTTAAGTTATCCTAATCCTTTAGTGTTTACCATTTGCACAAAGTTTAGATAATGCAGGTTATTGCAGGCTGGATGTTTACAGTACTGACAGTTGCACTGtaagtaaaatgtttccaatcCATTGCAGGAGATTCAGGCACCACCtatccaaagaaaaacaaactcaccAGAGACCAGGTGTTAACTGTACAATACCTGAGGTTTACCCTAGCAATACCAGCATGCTTTCTAATAAGTGAGTAATCACTTTGTTTTGGCAAGCTGACATAATACAAACCATATTTTTTCACCACAAATTTGAACACAAACCCAGATTCTTGGAACCTAAATAGAGAGAACAGGAGAACAAAAGACATGCCCTTAAAACCTGAAAGGCACAGCCTGTTTACTTATGCTTTAGTTAGATTTTTAGTCCTTCGGCTGTAAAGTTTCCAAAATGCGTACATTTAACAGGCGTCTGCATTTAAAGGTCAACCCTTCAGATGGCAGAATACACAGCATTTGTAGCTGAAATCTATCTTCATATATGAAAGAGTAGAGGGCGACCTTGCTGTACTTGGTCCTATTTTTCCACAAGTTCTGCCAAGATTTTAAAGCCATACCTCAGCAGTTAAAGCACCACGGTCATAAAGCTGCGAGCCACCAGTAAAACCTCTCGTTTACATTTAATTGTGGTACTTAGTTTAACTGCATAAACCACAATTTGCCGTGCATAAAATAAcgttctctttttctcctcactAGCTGATACGTCCTGGGAGTGATGCACTGGCTTCCcctggttgccatggtgattgCCTCGGCCCTGCCCTTCCCTCACAACCCCATGTCCAAGATTGCTGCTGTGACGAAGCCTGGCTTTGACGACCGCAGAGAGCGCCATCATGACCAGGCAGCTCACCTCACTGCTCCCTCTTTGGACTACAACTTTTATGGAAATGCCTCACGAATGAATTACaacacagctgctgctcttAGCCAACACACCAACAGACAAAACCTCCGGAACCATAAGGATTATGTGAAATCCTCCATACATGAAGAGACTTCCACGTTCAAAGTGGAAAATCAAGGAATCTACCAATCAAATAGCAACTCAGGCAACGATGACAAAAGCAGTGTCATTTTGGATGTTTCCAGAGAAGCAGGAACACTCAGAACCAAGGATATTTCTGAGGATAATTTTCTATCAAAGGACTACGcatctgacagcagcagcagcaggcatgACTTTAGGTTTGTGGATTTTTCTAGAAATGACAATCACCCGGACTCCATAGATAGACCATTGCAGGTTTCTGCTGTGGAAGCCCACAATGCTGTAAATCCTGCTACACTAAAGGCTCAAAGAGGACTAGAACCAACTGTACCCTCGGAGAAGCTAAGAGATGCAGCAACAATCAGGTTAGGGGGTCAACAGACACAGGGTGCTGGAAGAGATCTAGATGAGTTAACCTTGACACTGGAGGCAGGGTTGGGTCTGGGGACTGGTCTAGACAGCTTCCTAGAAGGAGGCGAGATGTTTCTGGATGCCCATCCACGAGTCCTGTTCTCACCTTCCCCATCACCTCCAGAACACCCTCCTTTGCTGCTCATGTTGGAGACGGGGATGCTGGAGGAGGATGCAGCTGCAGAGGATCAGGAGGACATGGATGGACACATCGAGGGTCATGGGGACCGGGCAATCGACAAGAGCATGGCAGATTCTTCCACATTTATTGGTGAGGGTGCCCGTCCAATTAAAAGGAATAAACGCTCGCACTTGAATGACAGACGGAGAGGGGAAAAGTCTGTATGTGAGTCTGAAAGTATTTGGGTTACTGACAAGAAGACCGCCATTGACTCCCACGGTCAGCAGGTCACCATCTTACAGGAAATCCAAACCCAGACAGGACCACTCAAACAGTACTTCTATGAGACTCGGTGCCGCCAGGCTGAGCAGCAAAGCAATTCCAGCAGGTCAAGAGTTTCAGGTGCAGCAGCAAAACCCCTGGGGACGGGCGTAGCTGGGGCCGGCTGCTTGGGCGTGGATAAAAAACAGTGGATGAGTGAGTGTAAAGCCAAGCAGTCGTACGTCCGAGCTCTCACCAAAGATACAAACAATAGAACCGGTTGGAGGTGGATCCGCATCGACTcgtcctgtgtctgtgtgctgttgTCCAGAGCAAATCAGACACCCGTCAGGGACTCTTTGACGAGGAAGGGGAGAGGCTGAGAGAGGTGGGggctggggggtggggtgggggatgACAAGAAGTAGAACAAGAAGTAGAAAGTGACATAGAGCAGAGCAGCTGTGACATCTTTCTGTGTGCACTTTCACTTGCAGTTTTCCTTAACAAGAAGGAAGATATTACTGCCTTAATccacagtttttctcttttcttctgttcAAATTTCTCCCTCCACCACAAtttcaaatgactttttttacaaaacaagaaGACCTCAATACTAGAGCTAAGGGACATTGTCACAtagcttttacttttaaaaagtactgtTTTGTATGATTGATCTTTCATTATCTAAGTTATTTTTGATTAGTATGTAAGCATGTGTATGTCTTtgatattaatatatttctttatatatgTGTACAATATGACACCAGTATACCTTTATGTACGAAGCTatgtatatctgtgtgtatttatagaaGTCTTCATGGAGTGGTAGGTCTCTCCAGTGTCTGATGATAATTCCAGCCTCTGGTCCACTCAGGTTGTGAGAGGAAGGAGCGCCACCTACTGAGGCTCCATTTTACTGCTCCGCACTGTGTCTTTAGAGTTTGattggaaaaatgtatttgatacaCAATCTACTGCATAGGCGCAGTTTAGCACGATTTCATTCAGGCTGAAAACTCAGTAGTATTGTGGCAGGATACATCTCTGTCTGTGGAACTTGGTAAATGTGAGTCATGGATGTAAAACCAATTTGGTTTGTAAATTACATGATGCCTAACCAAGATAATTTTACCATCTGCTGGTTTGTTCAGTTTGCCTGCCAAATTTGGtaataaaaaatctttttacttattacttttgtacaaattaaatgatgattatGTAGCCTACTAATGCAGAAAATAATTCTCAAAGCACTATGAAAACGTATGAGtagtaaatgtgtattttatagCTATAATCTTCTTGTTGGGAACATTTTCTTCATAGACCATTGACACATCAAACTGCAGCTTTATAAGAAACTGAGAAACATGGAAGATGATctgctatttaaataaaagttgtaaTGCTAACATCTAAATGATTCCATAACATTTAAAAGTCCTGAAATCTGAAGCTACAATCTATCTGGTAGATGTATTGTAGCTGGCAAATACTTGAAACACTACAATATTTGCCTCCTAAATGTAGAGTACATGTATAAATTGCTGGCAAGTGTCTGTAATATgtattgtaattaaaaacagcacTTGGGGTAATACATGGCCATTTTACCACTACACATAGCTGACTATTTAAAGGAAgggaaagaataaaa includes these proteins:
- the LOC137100071 gene encoding uncharacterized protein — its product is MHWLPLVAMVIASALPFPHNPMSKIAAVTKPGFDDRRERHHDQAAHLTAPSLDYNFYGNASRMNYNTAAALSQHTNRQNLRNHKDYVKSSIHEETSTFKVENQGIYQSNSNSGNDDKSSVILDVSREAGTLRTKDISEDNFLSKDYASDSSSSRHDFRFVDFSRNDNHPDSIDRPLQVSAVEAHNAVNPATLKAQRGLEPTVPSEKLRDAATIRLGGQQTQGAGRDLDELTLTLEAGLGLGTGLDSFLEGGEMFLDAHPRVLFSPSPSPPEHPPLLLMLETGMLEEDAAAEDQEDMDGHIEGHGDRAIDKSMADSSTFIGEGARPIKRNKRSHLNDRRRGEKSVCESESIWVTDKKTAIDSHGQQVTILQEIQTQTGPLKQYFYETRCRQAEQQSNSSRSRVSGAAAKPLGTGVAGAGCLGVDKKQWMSECKAKQSYVRALTKDTNNRTGWRWIRIDSSCVCVLLSRANQTPVRDSLTRKGRG